The following coding sequences lie in one Rutidosis leptorrhynchoides isolate AG116_Rl617_1_P2 chromosome 4, CSIRO_AGI_Rlap_v1, whole genome shotgun sequence genomic window:
- the LOC139844467 gene encoding RNA-dependent RNA polymerase 6-like, whose product METMESEKNDREMVVTQVSIRGFDNQVTAQMLLDYIEQEAGQVIRCRVKWSSTPPDTFPEFDADLENIQRVIDYEKVEPHAFVHFVHHDSAHTAIDLSRTGQLVLNNNTLEVSSGPENPYRMNQRRRKETPFRFSNVFLEIGLLTSRIDFVVAWKGPNLGVDFLIDPFDRSCKFLFTRDTAFFAKETKSYAVIKCDFKVEFLVKDVNVVKEYNNHLVVVFQLASAPVISYRTADDDIATTDPFETLDDDDPWIRTTDFTPSGAIGRCNTYRVSIKIREVPKMIKALAFLKEQRAYIDHFNTKLKVEDEPGFGLPMQDPFFCIHHEEDIPFKVLFLVNSVIHRCIINQYQFTEKVFDLLRSQPEEVNMAALKYISSKKLPEYDAFSRLKLVQEWLLNSPKLIEKQVDQNDIIEVRRLIITPSKAYCLPPEVELSNRVLRHYRDVSDRFLRVTFTDEGMTTLNNHVLNFYPAPIVTSSFAARNTTIYRRVKSILTNGFYLCGRRYCFLAFSANQLRDRSAWFFAENSKITCQAIKQWMGKFSDRNIAKCAARMGQCFSSTYATVDVPAPEVNFKLEDIKRNNYVFSDGIGKISPELALEVAEKLQLKDIQPCAYQIRYAGCKGVIVWWPDKEGDSVKLELRDSMNKFESNHTVLEICSWTRLQPGFLNRQIITLLSSLEIKDEVFWDMQTKMVNNLDKMMEDTSVAFDVITSSCAESGSTASIMLGAGFEPRTEPHLRGMLSSIRVTQLDDLREKSRIFVNNGRWLMGCFDELAVLEHGQCFIQISNPSVENCFVKHGSKFTETGRNLTVITGHVVVAKNPCLHPGDIRILEAVNVPGLEHLFDCLIFPQKGDRPHTNEASGSDLDGDLYFVTWDENLVPPSKRSWPPMEYAAAETKKLPREVKNSDIIEFFTKNMVNDSLGTICNAHVVHADKSDYGALDENCVKLAELAATAVDFPKTGKIVKMPPKLRPNLYPDFMGKEKFQSYKSKKILGKLYRQIHDCYSADVTPPKLQIEPSNIPYDKDLEVDKAGTFLNDAWGCKLSYDRSLNGLLGQYKVAREEEIVTGHIWSMPKHSSKKQGELKERIKHAYSALRKEYRKVFDHLDPEFDQVSEEERNLILERKASAWYQVTYDPTWVKKALKLKEPDSEGETVHLSFAWIAADYLARIKIKRRGVGDKNSQKPIDSLGKYLADRM is encoded by the exons aTGGAGACAATGGAATCAGAGAAAAACGATAGGGAGATGGTGGTCACACAGGTCAGTATACGCGGGTTCGACAATCAAGTCACCGCACAAATGCTTCTCGATTACATCGAACAAGAAGCGGGACAAGTTATCAGATGCAGGGTGAAATGGTCATCAACGCCACCCGACACGTTTCCCGAATTCGATGCTGACCTCGAAAACATCCAACGAGTCATTGATTACGAGAAAGTTGAACCGCACGCATTTGTGCACTTTGTACATCACGATTCAGCTCACACGGCTATAGATTTGTCGCGCACAGGTCAACTTGTACTCAACAACAATACGTTAGAAGTTAGTTCGGGACCCGAGAATCCTTACCGAATGAACCAACGTAGAAGGAAAGAGACACCGTTTAGGTTTTCAAATGTGTTTCTTGAAATCGGGCTGTTGACTAGTCGAATTGACTTTGTTGTTGCATGGAAAGGGCCTAATTTAGGTGTTGACTTTCTTATTGACCCGTTCGATCGGAGTTGCAAGTTTCTGTTCACGAGAGACACCGCCTTTTTTGCTAAAGAGACGAAAAGTTATGCGGTGATAAAATGCGACTTCAAGGTCGAGTTTTTGGTGAAGGATGTGAACGTTGTTAAAGAGTATAATAATCATTTGGTTGTGGTTTTTCAGTTGGCATCGGCCCCCGTTATATCTTATCGAACTGCTGATGATGATATTGCAACAACGGACCCATTTGAAACGTTGGATGATGATGATCCATGGATCCGGACCACCGATTTCACGCCTAGTGGGGCCATCGGGAGATGTAACACATATCGGGTTTCAATCAAGATTCGTGAAGTCCCTAAAATGATAAAAGCTTTAGCTTTTCTTAAAGAACAAAGGGCATATATAGATCACTTCAACACAAAGCTTAAAGTAGAAGACGAACCCGGTTTTGGTTTGCCTATGCAAGACCCTTTTTTTTGTATTCATCACGAAGAAGACATACCCTTTAAAGTTTTGTTCTTGGTCAATTCGGTAATACACAGATGCATTATCAATCAGTACCAATTTACTGAAAAGGTTTTCGATTTGTTAAGAAGTCAACCCGAGGAGGTTAACATGGCGGCTTTGAAATACATAAGTTCTAAAAAACTCCCCGAATATGATGCATTTTCTCGTTTGAAGTTAGTTCAAGAATGGCTACTAAATAGCCCGAAATTGATTGAAAAACAAGTTGACCAAAATGATATAATTGAAGTAAGAAGACTTATTATTACTCCAAGCAAAGCGTACTGTTTGCCACCAGAAGTTGAACTATCGAACCGTGTTCTAAGGCATTATCGAGACGTTTCTGACCGGTTCTTACGTGTCACTTTCACCGATGAAGGAATGACAACGTTAAACAACCACGTTCTAAATTTTTACCCGGCCCCAATCGTTACCTCGAGTTTTGCAGCCCGGAATACAACGATATATAGACGGGTAAAAAGTATATTGACTAATGGGTTCTACTTATGTGGTCGAAGGTACTGTTTCTTGGCCTTTTCGGCTAACCAATTGCGTGATCGATCCGCTTGGTTTTTTGCTGAAAATAGCAAGATTACGTGTCAAGCTATCAAACAATGGATGGGTAAGTTTAGCGACCGAAATATTGCAAAATGTGCTGCTAGAATGGGCCAATGTTTCTCGTCTACATACGCAACTGTTGACGTACCGGCCCCCGAGGTTAATTTCAAGCTTGAAGATATCAAGAGAAACAACTATGTTTTTTCAGACGGGATCGGGAAAATATCGCCTGAACTTGCACTCGAAGTAGCTGAAAAGTTACAGTTGAAAGATATTCAACCGTGCGCGTATCAGATTAGATATGCGGGGTGTAAGGGTGTTATCGTGTGGTGGCCCGATAAAGAAGGCGATAGTGTTAAGCTTGAGTTAAGGGATAGTATGAATAAGTTTGAGTCGAATCATACGGTTCTTGAAATATGCTCTTGGACACGGTTGCAACCCGGGTTCTTAAATAGACAGATAATCACGTTGCTTTCGTCCCTAGAGATTAAAGATGAAGTCTTTTGGGATATGCAGACGAAGATGGTGAACAATTTGGACAAAATGATGGAAGATACGTCTGTTGCGTTTGATGTTATTACATCTTCATGTGCCGAAAGTGGGTCCACTGCGTCTATCATGTTAGGTGCGGGTTTCGAGCCCCGAACCGAGCCGCATCTACGAGGGATGTTAAGTAGCATACGGGTCACGCAACTCGATGATTTGCGTGAAAAATCGAGAATTTTTGTGAATAATGGTAGGTGGTTAATGGGGTGTTTTGATGAGTTAGCTGTTCTTGAACATGGTCAATGCTTTATCCAAATTTCAAACCCTTCGGTTGAAAACTGTTTTGTTAAACATGGGTCGAAATTTACTGAAACGGGTAGAAATTTAACTGTTATTACGGGTCATGTGGTGGTTGCAAAGAACCCGTGTCTTCATCCTGGTGATATAAGGATTTTGGAGGCCGTTAATGTACCGGGTCTTGAACATCTTTTTGACTGTTTGATATTTCCACAAAAGGGGGATCGGCCCCACACAAATGAAGCTTCCGGAAGTGATCTTGATGGCGATTTGTATTTTGTTACTTGGGATGAAAATCTTGTTCCGCCTAGTAAACGAAGCTGGCCACCTATGGAGTATGCTGCTGCTGAAACTAAAAAACTACCCCGCGAAGTTAAAAACTCA GACATCATAGAGTTTTTCACGAAGAACATGGTTAATGATAGTCTTGGTACAATTTGCAATGCACACGTAGTCCATGCTGATAAGAGTGATTATGGAGCCCTAGATGAAAACTGCGTCAAATTGGCTGAGCTGGCAGCTACTGCCGTTGATTTCCCGAAAACCGGAAAGATCGTTAAAATGCCACCTAAGCTTAGACCGAATCTTTACCCTGACTTTATGGGCAAAGAAAAGTTCCAAAGTTACAAATCTAAAAAGATACTCGGGAAACTATACCGACAAATTCACGACTGTTACAGCGCTGATGTCACACCTCCCAAGCTTCAAATCGAACCGTCAAACATACCGTATGATAAAGATCTCGAAGTTGATAAAGCGGGAACCTTTTTAAATGATGCATGGGGATGTAAGTTGTCGTATGATCGATCACTAAATGGGCTTCTTGGACAGTATAAAGTAGCCCGAGAAGAAGAAATTGTAACGGGTCACATTTGGTCAATGCCGAAACACAGTAGCAAGAAACAAGGTGAGTTAAAAGAAAGAATTAAACATGCTTATAGTGCGTTGAGAAAGGAGTATAGGAAAGTGTTTGACCATTTAGATCCCGAGTTTGACCAAGTTTCAGAAGAGGAGAGGAATCTGATACTTGAGAGAAAGGCGTCAGCTTGGTACCAGGTTACTTATGATCCTACTTGGGTAAAGAAAGCGTTAAAATTAAAAGAACCTGATAGTGAGGGCGAAACCGTACATTTAAGCTTTGCGTGGATTGCAGCTGATTATCTTGCTCGAATAAAGATCAAGCGTAGGGGAGTAGGAGATAAAAATTCACAAAAGCCGATTGATTCGCTTGGAAAGTATCTTGCTGATAGGATGTGA